In one window of Gymnogyps californianus isolate 813 chromosome 7, ASM1813914v2, whole genome shotgun sequence DNA:
- the PHOSPHO2 gene encoding pyridoxal phosphate phosphatase PHOSPHO2 isoform X2, with amino-acid sequence MMREKFRTIGRTDDENSDTWIVKCAPEKKLPNGLRNSYRPGHWTEYMGRVFVYLGDNGIKEDEMKRTMTTIPFTAGMVDLLGFIGKNKELFDCIIVSDSNTVFIDWILKAYDFHKVFDEVFTNPAAFSSTGYLTVQNFHAHHCAKCPKNLCKRKVLKEFLDKQLEQGVSYTQIVYVGDGGNDLCPVMFLKKDDIAMPRQGYTLEKKISQLARDLSPVECSVLVWSSAIDIMSYLKLLIKE; translated from the exons ATGATGAGGGAGAAATTTAGAACCATTGGTCGAACTGATG ATGAAAATAGTGATACCTGGATTGTGAAATGTGCTCCTGAGAAAAAACTTCCTAATGGATTAAGAAACTCCTACCGACCAGGACATTGGACAGAATATATGGGCAGAGTCTTTGTCTACTTGGGAGACAATGGCATCAAAGAAGATGAGATGAAAAGAACTATGACAACAATTCCTTTCACTGCGGGAATGGTAGATCTTCTGGGTTTTATTGGCAAAAACAAAGAGTTGTTTGACTGCATAATTGTTTCAGATTCTAATACAGTATTTATTGACTGGATTTTGAAAGCTTATGACTTCCATAAGGTGTTTGATGAAGTGTTTACAAACCCTGCAGCATTCAGCAGTACTGGCTATCTTACGGTACAGAACTTCCATGCTCACCATTGTGCAAAGTGCCCTAAAAAcctttgcaaaaggaaagttttaaaagaatttctaGATAAACAGTTGGAGCAAGGAGTAAGTTATACACAAATTGTATATGTAGGTGATGGTGGGAATGACTTATGTCCAGTAATGTTTTTGAAGAAGGATGATATTGCTATGCCCAGGCAGGGTTATACCTTGGAGAAAAAGATTTCTCAGCTGGCCCGAGATCTCAGTCCTGTGGAGTGTTCTGTTCTGGTTTGGTCATCTGCTATTGACATTATGTCTTATCTGAAACTGCTTATAAAGGAATAA
- the PHOSPHO2 gene encoding pyridoxal phosphate phosphatase PHOSPHO2 isoform X1, producing the protein MKFLLVFDFDHTIIDENSDTWIVKCAPEKKLPNGLRNSYRPGHWTEYMGRVFVYLGDNGIKEDEMKRTMTTIPFTAGMVDLLGFIGKNKELFDCIIVSDSNTVFIDWILKAYDFHKVFDEVFTNPAAFSSTGYLTVQNFHAHHCAKCPKNLCKRKVLKEFLDKQLEQGVSYTQIVYVGDGGNDLCPVMFLKKDDIAMPRQGYTLEKKISQLARDLSPVECSVLVWSSAIDIMSYLKLLIKE; encoded by the coding sequence ATGaaatttctgttggtttttgATTTTGACCATACAATCATAGATGAAAATAGTGATACCTGGATTGTGAAATGTGCTCCTGAGAAAAAACTTCCTAATGGATTAAGAAACTCCTACCGACCAGGACATTGGACAGAATATATGGGCAGAGTCTTTGTCTACTTGGGAGACAATGGCATCAAAGAAGATGAGATGAAAAGAACTATGACAACAATTCCTTTCACTGCGGGAATGGTAGATCTTCTGGGTTTTATTGGCAAAAACAAAGAGTTGTTTGACTGCATAATTGTTTCAGATTCTAATACAGTATTTATTGACTGGATTTTGAAAGCTTATGACTTCCATAAGGTGTTTGATGAAGTGTTTACAAACCCTGCAGCATTCAGCAGTACTGGCTATCTTACGGTACAGAACTTCCATGCTCACCATTGTGCAAAGTGCCCTAAAAAcctttgcaaaaggaaagttttaaaagaatttctaGATAAACAGTTGGAGCAAGGAGTAAGTTATACACAAATTGTATATGTAGGTGATGGTGGGAATGACTTATGTCCAGTAATGTTTTTGAAGAAGGATGATATTGCTATGCCCAGGCAGGGTTATACCTTGGAGAAAAAGATTTCTCAGCTGGCCCGAGATCTCAGTCCTGTGGAGTGTTCTGTTCTGGTTTGGTCATCTGCTATTGACATTATGTCTTATCTGAAACTGCTTATAAAGGAATAA
- the LOC127018561 gene encoding LOW QUALITY PROTEIN: cilia- and flagella- associated protein 210-like (The sequence of the model RefSeq protein was modified relative to this genomic sequence to represent the inferred CDS: deleted 1 base in 1 codon): MHLRSKAAVKHWPNTIMGLAQRKLKAKKLREEREEEERKLLDLEEEQFQAAKRKEAIDRAKTYLYYQNERVKGLHSALLLTEVLKERDAQVEFKKLKSVVNKKKDEEKEHEHTEAILREQEKAHQCYMNQQALRRDQLEQIKEHKHQADLAKLEDRREGEQIQRLNRLYQLEMQRTKEKEQEDKAERQRLHHEHITDQKIIKAVEEQKQMEDDDRIKAHFKAKETIAELIKKKEAEMRRRTQEHQDKIVSQLALQMNEALKREDDRLARDIAKKEAEQEKKSKEKEAKEKAAIESIAEHRATVMKMKVEKEREEKAEGKKELHALMEKNRIYLETEKAKKQSQRDANMEVQKIQIQQMAEKQAKKQQEKQADLDYDAQREVIALCKEREFQSYAKQVIESESKTTHHLYPLLKASKDGRGLGHGPLPEEEKE; the protein is encoded by the exons ATGCACTTACGCTCCAAAGCTGCTGTAAAACACTGGCCCAATACCATTATG GGCCTGGCACAACGGAAACTTAAAGCCAAAAAATTACgtgaagaaagggaagaagaagaaagaaagttACTTGATTTGGAAGAAGAGCAGTTCCAAGCAGCAAAACGGAAGGAGGCTATTGATCGTGCAAAAACCTACCTATACTATCAGAACGAAAGAGTGAAAGGGTTGCAT AGTGCACTTCTACTTACTGAGGTCCTAAAAGAAAGAGATGCTCAAgttgaatttaaaaagttaaagtCAGTTGTTAACAAaaagaaggatgaagaaaaggaacatgAACATACAGAAGCTATTCTCAGAGAGCAAGAAAAGGCACATCAGTGTTATATGAATCAACAGGCACTACGCAGAGATCAGCTGGAACA AATAAAGGAGCACAAGCATCAGGCAGATCTGGCCAAGctagaagacagaagagaaggggAACAAATACAGAGATTGAACCGATTGTACCAATTGGAAAtgcagagaacaaaagaaaaggaacaggaggACAAAGCTGAACGCCAGAGGCTGCATCAC GAGCACATAACTGACCAGAAAATAATCAAAGCAGTAgaggaacaaaaacaaatggaagatgATGATCGGATTAAAgctcattttaaagcaaaggaaacgATTGCCGAgctgataaaaaagaaagaagctgaaatgcGTAG ACGAACACAGGAACATCAGGACAAAATTGTTAGCCAATTAGCTCTACAAATGAATGAGGCATTAAAGAGGGAAGATGATCGTCTTGCTAGAGacattgcaaaaaaagaagctgaacaagaaaaaaaaagcaaagagaaagaagcaaaagaaaaggctgccATTGAGTCTATTGCTGAACACAGAGCCACTGTG atgaagatgaaagtagaaaaggagagagaggaaaaagcagagggtAAAAAAGAACTTCATGCGTTAATGGAAAAGAACCGCATCTACCTGGAAACGGAAAAAGCCAAGAAACAAAGCCAACGTGACGCAAACATGGAAGTACAGAAAATTCAGATCCAGCAAATG gctgaaaagcaggcaaaaaaacagcaggaaaagcaagcagattTGGACTACGATGCTCAGAGAGAGGTTATTGCACTTTGTAAGGAGCGTGAATTTCAGAGCTATGCAAAGCAAGTAATTGAATCAGAGTCCAAGACTACACATCATCTTTATCCTCTTCTCAAAGCATCCAAAGATGGAAGAGGACTTGGACACGGGCCACTT ccagaggaagagaaggaataa